In the genome of Phragmitibacter flavus, the window AACCGGCATCCGCTCACCGGGGAGAAGCTGACACCCCGCACCAAGGACGGTCGCCGGGTTGGCTACGACCTCAACTTTCATGCGCCAAAAAGTCTCTCGGTGCTTTATGCCCTGACTCAGGACAAGGAGGTGCTAAAGGCGTTTCGGCAGGCGGTTGCAGACACGATGACGGAACTTGAGGAGAGGGCGGAAACGCGGGTTCGGAAAAAAGGGGCGCAGGCGAGCCGCCTCACCGGGAACCTCGCCTGGGCGGAATTTATCCACTTCACTTCGCGTCCGGTAGGCGGTATTCCAGACCCTCACCTGCACGCCCACTGCTTCACCTTCAACGCAACTTTTGACCAAAATGAAGACCGCTGGAAAGCGGCGGAATTTGGAGCCATCAAACGCGAAGCCCATTATGCAGAAGCAGCCTTTCATTCCCGGCTGGCCGGTGCGCTTGCTGCGCAAGGTTATGAAATTTCGCGCCGAAAAGCTGGCTGGGAAATCAAGGGGATGCCCGCCAGCGTCATAGCCAAGTTCTCGCGGCGAACCGCGCAGATTGAGCGGATGGCCGATGAAATGGGTATCAAGGATGCCAAGGCAAAGGATGCGCTCGGAGCTGCAACCCGCGAGGGAAAACGGCACGGCCTGACTTTTTCAGACCTGCTGGCGGCGTGGAGTGTCCGCCTCACCGATGACGAAAAAGCGCAAATCTCAAAGGTTTGTTATGACAAGGGACATGCAACGGTAGCCAAAATCTCTGCCGTTGAAGCCGTGGATTATGCCATGGCGAAGCTGTTTGAACGCCAGTCCGTGGTCGAGCGCGGCCATATTCTGGCGGCTGCACTCCGTTTCGGGGCAGGGGACACCAGTCCCCAAGCCATCAAAGCGGAGTTCGAAAGGCGCGGCCTGATTGGCCGGAAAGTCGGGGAGGAGCATCTTTGCACATCGGTTGCCGTGCTGGCCGAAGAGGTCGCCCTGATCGGATTCGTCAGAACAGGCCGGAATTCTGCCATGCCGCTTGGCGGCAAAGGCAGGTTGGCCATTTCAGAAAAGCTCTCTGACGAACAGAGGGCGGCGGTCAAGCATCTGCTAACCAGCCGGGATCAGGTGATGGCAATACGCGGCGGGGCTGGGGTTGGCAAAACCACACTTATGAAGGATGCGGTCGCTGCCATTGAGGCGCGTGGCCTGAAAGTGTTCGCCTTTGCTCCTTCTGCCGTCGCTTCCCGCGAGACCTTACGCGAAGCGGGGTTCGCTGGTGCTGACACGGTCGCGCATCTGATGCTGAATGAGAAGATGCAAAAGCAGGTTCAGGGGCAGGTGATATGGGTCGATGAAGCGGGGTTGCTTGGGGTTCGTGACCTGTGGCGTATTATGGAGATCGCCGGGCCAAATACCCGCGTCATCCTGACGGGTGACACAGCGCAGCATTCGCCTGTCGCAAGGGGGGATGCGTTCAGGCTCCTGCAAAAACATGCTGGCCTTAGGGTGGCAGAAGTGACGGAGATCCGCAGGCAGGAGATCGAGGACTACAAAAAGGCCATTGAAGCCATCAGCAAAGGAGACCTCCGAACTGGATTCAGGCGCCTCGAAGCTCTTGGGGCTTTCGTCGAGATCGAAGATGAGGCAACCCGGCACAAGGAGCTTGCTGCTGATTACCTTGCTCTCAGCAAACGGGGAGAACCGCCGTTGGTGGTTTCGCCGACTCATCTTGAGAGTGCTAAGGTGACGAACGCCATTCGTGAGGCGCGGCGGGACGCTGGTCAGCTCGGACCAGAAAGGCATGTTCTTCAATACCAAAATCTACAGTGGGAAGAGGCTGAACGGCAGCTTCCTGAGAATTACCGTGCCGGTCTGGTGGTGCAGTTCCACCAAAATGCCAAGGGCATCATGCGAGGAGCGATATTCCGTGTTGTGGGGCAGGGCGAAGATGGCTCTATCCAGATGCAGAACCGCTCCGGGGACGTGATGACGCTGCCCATCAAAGACGCTGCCAAATACCTTGTTTATGAGGAGCGCGAGCTTGCCCTTGCAAAGGGAGACCGCATCCGAATCACGAGGAACGGGGAAAGCGAGAATGGCAAGCGCCTGAATAATGGCAATGTGCTGACTGTCGAAAAGTTTGGCAAACAAGGGCAAATTATCCTCAGTAACGGGGCAGTCCTTGATGCCAATCACGGTCATATTGCGCATGGATATTGCCAGACATCGCATTCAAGCCAGAGCAAAAGTGTTCAGGATGTGCTGATTGCGCAGAGTGCGGATTCGTTCAAAGCGGCATCGCGTGAACAGTTTTATGTTTCGTGCAGCCGGGGCAAACAAACGGTCAGGATTTATACTGACAACCGCAGTGACTTGCAGCAAGCTGTCGGCAATTCCTCTACCCGCATGTCTGGCGTGGAACTGGCGGAACTGACTTCAAAAGACCTTTCCGGATTCATGAGCAGCGAAATGGGAGCCAAACAATGGAGGGACGCCATCAAGAGCCGCAGGGGGCTGGATGGCTCGAAAACCTTCGTTGAGCAGCTTGTCGAGCAGCGGAAGACCGATCCTACGCTCAAGAAAGAGGAAGGCATCTCGTGGAAGGGATATATTGAGATGCGCCGGAACCTGGTCGGGGCGGATGGAAAGAACCGATCCAAGGGGCATCCAGCCGGTCAGCAGAAAGCTGGTGCGGCCAAGGGTAAAACCACACCAAAGCGCAGCGAGCATTCAGAGGCTCGGGTTGCAGAATTGAAAGCAGCCCAGGAAGCTAAAAAATCACAAACTCCGCCAAAGAAAGAGACTCCTAAGGGGCGTCTGGTGAAGGCATATGAATCAGCCGCCAGCCATTTCAAGAAAGTGGCTGACAAGGTGCGCGGGAGCGCGAAGCAGAAGGCAGAGAAGAAAGAAGTCAGGATGGGCAAAACGACTGCGAAGCCGTTGCAGGAAAACAACGCGGGCAGGGCAGCGGATCATACTGCACGCGCAAAGACTGCCAAAGCTGGCAAAGAGAAGGCAAAGGCTGCACAACAACAAAAGGCTCAGTCGCGGAAGGCACCGGTGCAAACCCCTAAAAAGTGAGGAATCATGGCAGACAAGATCGACGATATTCTAAAGCAACGGCAAGCGGCACCGGTTCCCGCAGAATCAGAAGACGATAAATTTTTCTCAATACTGGTTGGGGAAGGTAATCAGGAGCATTTTCTGGAGCTGCGTTTTCAGAATGGCCTGCAAACCTGCTTTTCATATGACGGGTTAATCTGGTTCAACCACGACCCAGAAACGGGGTGCATCGACCTTGAATTCGGCGGGTTTCTGGTGACGATTAAAGGACGGGGTTTGCGCCCGATATTCAATGGCGTAAAGGGCAAGCGTGTTGCCTGGGTCAAAGAAGCTGACAGTGAGATGCAAGACCATAAGGGCAACGATTGTTATGTTGAAGCCATAACCATCACTCCACCAAACGACTTTTCAGAGGAAGAACCTGCCGCCCAAAAATGAACTGGCTATTGATCAAAAAATTCCCGAAGTTCGCTATCGCGGCAGCAGTCCTCATCGTCGGCAATGGTCTATTTTTCCTGTGGTTACTGAGCCGCAGCCCTGAAACCCCTCCGGCAAGCGTCCAGCCGGTTGCGGCAGTTGAACCACAGAAGCAGATCATAGAGGAAAAGGTGGCATCGCTGCCTGCCAAAATGGGCTGGCTGGCGATGGTTGGCAGTGACCTGTATGATGTAAGCACGGGAGAACGCATCTTCCAGAACTGGATTGGCGGAATACCGCAGAAGCTTTTTTACCAGCAGGAGACAAACAAGCTGATGGTGCAGGTTGAGCGCGGCGTCATCCGCTATGGCATAGACGGCAAAAAGGATGCAGCGATGGGCGAGACATCGCCTCCGGCATTCTCACAGGACGGCAAGAAAGCAATGTTCATCCGTGACGGTGACATCTGGCTTGCCGATGTGGACTGGAAGGCGTTCGCTTTCATCAACGAGCGGCAGGCAACCAAGTTTGGGGAATTCCATGCAGGCTTCTTCGCAGCAAACCTCCAGCTTCACTCAGAAAATGCCTTGGCCGTGCGCCACAACAATGATTTCCTGCATGTCGATCTGAGGACAGGTGAAATCAAAAAGGTCAAGATCCCGCAAATGCATTTGATGAAGCGGCGGTCTCCAGATGGCCGCTTGGTCTTTGGTGAAGATCGCGGCAAACTCATTCTCTTCGATGTTGAAGGGGCGAGTGCGAGCGCGATTTCAGGGGTGCAGCAACGTGCAGTCGATTTCCAGTGGATAGACAATGACACCTGCGCCTTCATTCATGGGGGCGGGTCAATCGTTTCCGTTTATGACAGACAATCCGGCTCAGTGAAACAGGCTGCAACATTGCCTTTTAACTGTAACAAGATGGCGGGACCGTCGCCGGATGGCCGCTATGTGCTTTGTGCAGGGAATAGAGGCATTGCGGTCGTAGACCTCGAAGGGAAAAAAGCATCCGACTTTGGGATGCCTGCACAGCATTTTGGCTGGGTTAGTAATAACACCCTGATCTATTCGCGAGACATGCCGGACACGGCTACGCGAGGAACATGGCTACAAACCATTGGGGAGCCTGAGCGTCAAGTGATGGGTGATCCTTATATGGTGGGGAGTGACGGCGGTGCTGCGGTTGCCCCAATGCCGGAAGTTGGCCTTGTGGTCTTTGGCACAAGGGAAGCGCTTTTCCGAATGAAGCCGGATGGTTCAGCGCTTCAGGAACTTGCAAAACTCAGGCGTCCTGTGGGCAGGATTCAGCCCGTGGAGATCTGGGGCGAGTAGTTGAATGAATTGCAAATATCGGTCAAATTGGATTTATGATTACTTGACGCAAGAGCCTTCAGTAGGTTATGCCAAATCCCAAAAGAAGCGTTTCTGTGTCCTGCTGCGTAAGGTCGATGCCGCCCTGAATGTAGCTTGCCTTTAGTGATACGGATTTACCTTCTTCCTTACTTCCGAAGAGCATCCATTCCACGCCGGTTTCCAAGAGTGAATTATTCTGATCAGAACCTTCTATCGTAAAGAAGTATCTGTAAGAAAAATTGATCGAAAGTTTTTCATGAAAAAAAGGATCCAACTTCAATTCTAACACCGGGCCGAGCCGAAAAAAACTTCCTTCATTTACCTCAGGTAAAGAAGCGCTATCAGTAACACTTCCGACAGAACCTTTCAGATACAATCGTGATTGATATGCAAGCCAACTGTTTTTAGAGTAGTCAGGAGCCTCACCGGCAGTATTTGTGTCACGGTCAATAAGGCTGGTGCGATAGCCAATTGCGAATCTTTGACCGAGGTGCCAACGGGGTTCAACTTCAAACTCAAATGCATGAATAGAAAGGTCATGAGCAAAATTAGTTCCGTAAGTCCCAAATCCTCTTACGTTCAGCTCCGTCAAATAGGGACGAGGTCCGTATAAGGTCGCAAATCCTCCAACTCTATAAATGAGTTGATCAATCTCAGAATGTTTAGGATCTGTCGACTCAAGTTGGTTCAGCGTGAGGCTAGGCACCAGACCGTAGCTCATCAGCGTCATTGGACTGCCATTTTCGTATTCAGTATTACGATCCCATTTGAACGGCGCAATAATTGCAGCTTTGCCAATCCAAGTATCAGAGTCATTCTTAAAGTTATAACTGAAGCTGACGGAGGCACCTTTCAAATCGTCCTTCTTTTTTCGAGCGACTGCTTCGAGAGTAGGGTCTTCGGTTGCCATTATATCAGATGATGATTCTCGGATTTTGAAGCCTTGAAACCCCTGCTTGGGTTTAGCAGGCATAACCAACTTTGTCGCTTCTTTCTCAAACTCGTTGATGAGAGACGCGTCGTATATTTCGCTGTCGCCGTAGAAGTCAATCCATTTAGATATTGTGAATACCCCTTTGTTTCCAGTGGCGGCATCCTTCACTTTCAGATAGCTTTCGATGTCGCTTTTCGAGACATATCCGGCAGGCGCAACTTTTCCAAATGCCAGCGTTGCAAAGCAAACTACGAAGATGGTCAAAACGTAAAATCTCATATTTTAATCGAGGGGAATCTGAAATCCATTTTCGGCAAGTGCGATTTGAA includes:
- the mobF gene encoding MobF family relaxase → MLRVVAHTSAAAARKYYAEGLKREDYYSEKQEIVGKWHGKAATLLGISGDVDKEHFAALVENRHPLTGEKLTPRTKDGRRVGYDLNFHAPKSLSVLYALTQDKEVLKAFRQAVADTMTELEERAETRVRKKGAQASRLTGNLAWAEFIHFTSRPVGGIPDPHLHAHCFTFNATFDQNEDRWKAAEFGAIKREAHYAEAAFHSRLAGALAAQGYEISRRKAGWEIKGMPASVIAKFSRRTAQIERMADEMGIKDAKAKDALGAATREGKRHGLTFSDLLAAWSVRLTDDEKAQISKVCYDKGHATVAKISAVEAVDYAMAKLFERQSVVERGHILAAALRFGAGDTSPQAIKAEFERRGLIGRKVGEEHLCTSVAVLAEEVALIGFVRTGRNSAMPLGGKGRLAISEKLSDEQRAAVKHLLTSRDQVMAIRGGAGVGKTTLMKDAVAAIEARGLKVFAFAPSAVASRETLREAGFAGADTVAHLMLNEKMQKQVQGQVIWVDEAGLLGVRDLWRIMEIAGPNTRVILTGDTAQHSPVARGDAFRLLQKHAGLRVAEVTEIRRQEIEDYKKAIEAISKGDLRTGFRRLEALGAFVEIEDEATRHKELAADYLALSKRGEPPLVVSPTHLESAKVTNAIREARRDAGQLGPERHVLQYQNLQWEEAERQLPENYRAGLVVQFHQNAKGIMRGAIFRVVGQGEDGSIQMQNRSGDVMTLPIKDAAKYLVYEERELALAKGDRIRITRNGESENGKRLNNGNVLTVEKFGKQGQIILSNGAVLDANHGHIAHGYCQTSHSSQSKSVQDVLIAQSADSFKAASREQFYVSCSRGKQTVRIYTDNRSDLQQAVGNSSTRMSGVELAELTSKDLSGFMSSEMGAKQWRDAIKSRRGLDGSKTFVEQLVEQRKTDPTLKKEEGISWKGYIEMRRNLVGADGKNRSKGHPAGQQKAGAAKGKTTPKRSEHSEARVAELKAAQEAKKSQTPPKKETPKGRLVKAYESAASHFKKVADKVRGSAKQKAEKKEVRMGKTTAKPLQENNAGRAADHTARAKTAKAGKEKAKAAQQQKAQSRKAPVQTPKK
- a CDS encoding TolB family protein; amino-acid sequence: MNWLLIKKFPKFAIAAAVLIVGNGLFFLWLLSRSPETPPASVQPVAAVEPQKQIIEEKVASLPAKMGWLAMVGSDLYDVSTGERIFQNWIGGIPQKLFYQQETNKLMVQVERGVIRYGIDGKKDAAMGETSPPAFSQDGKKAMFIRDGDIWLADVDWKAFAFINERQATKFGEFHAGFFAANLQLHSENALAVRHNNDFLHVDLRTGEIKKVKIPQMHLMKRRSPDGRLVFGEDRGKLILFDVEGASASAISGVQQRAVDFQWIDNDTCAFIHGGGSIVSVYDRQSGSVKQAATLPFNCNKMAGPSPDGRYVLCAGNRGIAVVDLEGKKASDFGMPAQHFGWVSNNTLIYSRDMPDTATRGTWLQTIGEPERQVMGDPYMVGSDGGAAVAPMPEVGLVVFGTREALFRMKPDGSALQELAKLRRPVGRIQPVEIWGE